The proteins below come from a single Psychrobacter sp. FDAARGOS_221 genomic window:
- a CDS encoding response regulator, translated as MIKVLVVDDHDLVRMGISRMLADDPEIEVIGEANSGEMAIKMVRSMQPDVVLLDVNMPNIGGVEATKRLRQFDDKVKILAVSSVSAQPYPSMLLKAGVNGYITKGTPLVEMIKAIKKVNQGSKYFSSDVAEQLADMLLTDNEESPFDRLSEREKQVAMMVVNCQSPQQIADQLFVSVKTVNTYRYRIFEKVGVDSDVKLTHLAMRHGLITP; from the coding sequence ATGATTAAAGTTTTGGTAGTCGATGATCACGACTTAGTAAGAATGGGCATTAGCAGAATGTTGGCTGATGATCCAGAAATTGAAGTGATAGGTGAAGCCAATAGCGGTGAAATGGCCATTAAAATGGTCAGATCAATGCAACCTGATGTCGTATTGCTCGACGTCAATATGCCTAATATCGGCGGCGTTGAGGCAACCAAAAGACTGCGCCAGTTTGATGATAAGGTCAAAATCTTAGCAGTCAGCAGTGTCTCTGCACAGCCCTACCCTTCGATGCTATTAAAAGCAGGTGTCAATGGTTATATCACTAAAGGCACGCCGTTGGTCGAAATGATCAAGGCCATCAAAAAAGTAAATCAAGGCAGTAAATATTTTAGTAGCGATGTGGCAGAGCAGCTCGCTGACATGCTATTAACCGATAATGAAGAGTCGCCCTTTGATCGCTTAAGTGAGCGTGAAAAGCAAGTAGCCATGATGGTTGTTAACTGTCAAAGTCCACAGCAGATTGCTGATCAGCTATTTGTGAGTGTTAAAACAGTCAATACCTATCGCTACCGTATCTTTGAAAAAGTGGGTGTCGATAGTGATGTTAAGTTAACTCATTTGGCCATGCGTCATGGTTTGATTACACCCTAG
- a CDS encoding S41 family peptidase translates to MSRKASQHNNCVQHTADTTQKLVAKSYRLSELLMLQANPDPHVFRALGDGRLSCGQLMFGQRRLKKLLLTLCISSSLLTPVAYAQGNSTDAILTDEQASRVEADTPHEASNRATRIYPNSGMTRPLQNKTGQNNSIVTDDEDTFTDVKHTGYDDEECVDDCDDIDAVATDDALDESVFVEEEEDDAIDAPSNSDIQLGIEHVPLNAISPETIEAFVEVIDVIRHDYLRPVNDEVLFQHAITGMLEKLDNHAEYLTEDNYERLRSFTDGEIGQVGIVARYDPISGYWIVREVLAQSSAKEAGIEVGDKLVRIKRAELTSDMTPQDVTQLLSGVAGSQVSVTVISKQGSRRSIILQRNLAANNKLQVSVQQDIAVIRLPVFQNGSKDQLIEALRQTGVPITGVVLDVRNNPGGVLSSAIDVASLFIGDSSLIQVRNRTNRSQLLNSNGVPYLSDLPVVILQNRYSASAAEVLASSFKSNQRAKILGEQSFGKGTVQEVIPLKSGGALKLTVAEYRSAKGEPIDGVGVKPDISFEHDGSDWQQKAVDYLLTQDRPLGIKFEDELDGLSVIEDY, encoded by the coding sequence ATGAGCAGAAAAGCGTCTCAACATAACAACTGTGTCCAACATACAGCTGACACCACTCAAAAGCTTGTGGCTAAAAGTTACAGGCTTTCTGAGCTTTTGATGCTGCAAGCTAATCCAGACCCTCATGTGTTTAGGGCGCTAGGTGATGGTCGGCTAAGTTGTGGTCAGCTGATGTTTGGGCAGAGACGGTTAAAAAAGTTATTATTGACGCTTTGCATATCGAGCTCATTATTAACACCGGTTGCTTATGCTCAAGGCAATAGCACAGATGCTATTTTGACAGATGAGCAAGCATCAAGGGTTGAAGCGGATACACCGCATGAAGCCTCAAATCGTGCTACTCGAATCTACCCAAACTCAGGTATGACCCGACCTCTTCAAAATAAAACCGGTCAAAACAACAGCATCGTAACAGATGATGAAGATACCTTCACTGATGTCAAGCATACCGGCTATGATGATGAAGAGTGTGTTGATGACTGCGATGATATTGATGCCGTCGCTACCGATGACGCCCTTGATGAATCGGTGTTTGTTGAAGAAGAGGAAGATGACGCGATTGATGCGCCTTCAAACTCTGATATTCAGCTTGGCATTGAGCATGTGCCTTTAAATGCCATCTCTCCTGAAACCATTGAAGCTTTTGTCGAAGTGATCGATGTCATACGCCACGACTATTTACGTCCAGTGAACGATGAAGTTCTATTCCAGCATGCCATTACCGGAATGCTTGAGAAGTTAGATAACCATGCTGAGTATCTAACTGAAGATAACTATGAGCGCTTACGCAGCTTTACAGATGGTGAAATCGGCCAAGTCGGTATTGTTGCCCGCTACGATCCAATTTCTGGATATTGGATAGTTAGAGAGGTGTTAGCGCAGTCTTCTGCGAAAGAAGCAGGTATTGAAGTTGGCGATAAGCTAGTACGTATTAAGCGTGCTGAATTAACCTCTGATATGACCCCACAAGATGTCACTCAGCTACTATCTGGCGTGGCAGGCTCTCAAGTATCTGTCACTGTTATTAGTAAGCAAGGCAGCAGACGCAGCATAATCTTGCAAAGAAACCTTGCGGCCAATAACAAGCTTCAAGTGAGCGTTCAGCAAGATATCGCTGTGATTCGCTTACCAGTGTTCCAAAATGGTTCTAAAGATCAGCTGATTGAAGCATTAAGACAAACAGGAGTGCCGATTACTGGTGTGGTGCTTGATGTTAGGAATAATCCTGGGGGCGTACTGTCCTCTGCGATTGATGTGGCCAGTTTGTTTATCGGTGATAGCAGTCTCATTCAAGTGCGTAATAGAACCAATCGTAGCCAATTGCTGAACTCCAACGGTGTGCCTTACTTATCAGATTTGCCAGTAGTTATTTTACAAAATCGTTACTCGGCTTCAGCAGCAGAAGTGCTGGCCAGTAGCTTTAAAAGCAACCAACGCGCCAAAATATTGGGCGAGCAAAGCTTTGGCAAGGGCACGGTTCAGGAAGTGATTCCGCTTAAGTCAGGCGGCGCATTAAAGCTGACTGTGGCTGAATATCGAAGCGCGAAAGGTGAGCCTATCGATGGTGTTGGTGTAAAACCTGATATCAGCTTTGAGCATGATGGTAGTGACTGGCAGCAAAAGGCGGTTGATTATTTGTTGACCCAAGATAGACCGCTGGGTATTAAGTTCGAAGATGAGCTTGATGGGTTATCTGTGATTGAGGATTACTAG
- the gpmI gene encoding 2,3-bisphosphoglycerate-independent phosphoglycerate mutase — protein sequence MVAADNNKKIPHVLMILDGFGYREDQRDNAIAAANTPNLDRINQTYPHGLISGSGEDVGLPEGQFGNSEVGHMNLGAGRVLFQDSTRISRDIKNRDFYKNPALTEAIQAATDAGGNVHIMGLLSDGGVHAHQDHIEAMCHAAVVHGAKGVYVHCFLDGRDTPPKSADKYIKRLRDYLNNLNGYYESQVQIASIIGRYYAMDRDNRWDRVQQAYDLLTLGKSERMATRADGAVQAAYKARETDEFVSPTNVIEHGETPITIDDNDAVIFMNFRADRARELSQAFILPDHEFSGFARKKQPRLSAFVMMTHYSDELAAHPKTSVAYAPTTLHNTLGEYLQNNDKTQLRIAETEKFAHVTFFFSGGKEDEYEGESRILIPSPDVETYDLKPEMSAPEVTQNLVDAIHSGKYDVLIVNYANGDMVGHTGNFDAAVKAVEALDVAVGAVADAVLEEGGHMLITADHGNCEQMQDYESGQVHTQHTTEQVPLIYVGDKQVQVRSGGKLSDVAPTILGLMALDVPEEMTGLDLLQPKE from the coding sequence ATGGTAGCAGCTGATAATAATAAAAAGATTCCACACGTACTAATGATTTTAGATGGTTTTGGATACCGTGAAGATCAGCGAGATAATGCCATCGCTGCTGCTAATACACCCAATCTTGATCGTATTAACCAAACTTATCCGCATGGCTTAATATCTGGGTCTGGTGAGGATGTTGGTTTACCAGAAGGTCAATTTGGTAACTCAGAAGTCGGTCATATGAACCTTGGCGCAGGGCGTGTCTTATTCCAAGATTCTACCCGTATTTCACGTGATATCAAAAACCGTGATTTTTACAAAAATCCTGCGCTAACCGAAGCCATTCAAGCAGCCACAGATGCGGGTGGTAATGTGCATATTATGGGCTTATTGTCAGATGGTGGCGTGCATGCGCATCAAGACCATATTGAAGCCATGTGTCATGCCGCTGTGGTTCACGGGGCCAAAGGGGTATATGTGCATTGCTTCTTAGATGGACGTGATACGCCGCCTAAGTCTGCAGACAAATATATTAAGCGTTTGCGTGATTATTTGAATAATTTAAATGGCTATTATGAAAGCCAGGTGCAGATTGCAAGTATTATTGGCCGCTATTACGCTATGGATCGTGACAATCGCTGGGATCGTGTGCAACAAGCCTACGACTTATTGACCCTAGGTAAATCTGAACGTATGGCAACCCGTGCCGATGGCGCGGTGCAAGCGGCTTATAAAGCACGTGAGACCGATGAGTTTGTTAGCCCAACTAACGTGATTGAACATGGTGAGACACCAATTACCATAGATGATAACGATGCGGTTATCTTTATGAATTTCCGTGCCGATAGAGCGCGTGAATTAAGCCAAGCCTTCATCCTACCGGATCATGAGTTCTCTGGTTTCGCTCGTAAAAAACAACCGCGCTTATCAGCGTTTGTTATGATGACTCATTACTCAGATGAGCTGGCTGCGCATCCAAAAACATCAGTTGCTTATGCGCCGACCACACTGCATAACACCCTAGGTGAGTATCTACAAAATAATGATAAAACCCAACTTCGAATTGCAGAGACTGAAAAGTTTGCGCACGTAACTTTCTTCTTCAGTGGTGGTAAAGAAGATGAGTATGAAGGTGAGTCACGTATCTTAATCCCATCTCCTGATGTGGAAACGTATGATTTAAAACCAGAGATGAGTGCGCCTGAAGTGACGCAAAATCTGGTCGATGCCATTCATTCAGGTAAGTATGACGTGTTAATCGTCAACTATGCCAATGGTGATATGGTAGGGCACACAGGTAACTTCGATGCAGCGGTTAAAGCGGTTGAAGCATTGGATGTGGCAGTTGGTGCTGTGGCAGATGCGGTGCTTGAAGAAGGCGGTCATATGCTGATCACTGCTGATCATGGTAACTGTGAACAGATGCAGGATTATGAAAGTGGGCAGGTGCATACCCAGCATACAACAGAACAAGTGCCGTTAATTTATGTTGGTGATAAGCAAGTTCAGGTACGCAGTGGTGGTAAACTCAGTGATGTAGCACCTACCATTTTAGGCCTAATGGCGCTTGATGTCCCAGAAGAAATGACAGGCTTAGATTTATTGCAGCCTAAAGAATAG
- a CDS encoding FxsA family protein — MGQLVGIAIVWFIIEMLLWYLAAQFISGWWIFFWFIAAAVIGLSLMRRGMTTLNPMAQQMKSGGMLNPAMRPPETTIMKTIGMAVGGLLLLIPGLLSDVLALLVILPPVQKKLKDVANNYVMNNQQKMMEMMAKQMGGQMGGQNPFGGAGGNPFGGQNPFGGQSPFGSQDPFSNKTGGSSPFGGGFKHNTTVDGSAKTVVKDVKKLDKPANDD; from the coding sequence ATGGGTCAATTAGTTGGCATTGCCATCGTCTGGTTTATCATTGAAATGCTATTGTGGTATCTGGCTGCACAATTTATTAGTGGCTGGTGGATATTCTTCTGGTTTATCGCGGCAGCAGTGATTGGTTTGTCATTAATGCGTCGAGGCATGACTACCTTGAATCCAATGGCACAACAGATGAAATCTGGTGGTATGTTAAATCCTGCCATGCGTCCACCTGAAACGACAATCATGAAAACCATTGGCATGGCAGTGGGCGGCCTATTGCTATTAATTCCAGGTCTATTGTCTGACGTTTTGGCGCTATTAGTAATCTTACCACCGGTACAGAAAAAGCTAAAAGATGTGGCCAATAATTACGTCATGAATAACCAACAAAAAATGATGGAAATGATGGCAAAACAGATGGGCGGTCAAATGGGTGGTCAAAATCCATTCGGCGGTGCAGGCGGCAATCCTTTTGGTGGTCAAAATCCATTCGGTGGTCAAAGCCCATTTGGAAGCCAAGATCCATTTTCTAATAAAACAGGTGGTAGCAGTCCATTTGGTGGTGGCTTCAAGCACAATACAACCGTTGATGGTTCAGCAAAAACAGTGGTAAAAGATGTTAAAAAGCTAGATAAGCCAGCCAATGACGACTAA
- the ruvC gene encoding crossover junction endodeoxyribonuclease RuvC, producing MAIIIGIDPGSRLTGYGIIHQTGDKLRYLDAGTIRTETKEMPERLKRIFNGITRITQYHLKYANEPIHAAVEQVFMASNPDSALKLGQARGAAIAALVALDLEVSEYTARQIKQAVCGYGAADKIQVQEMVCRILNLEVTPQQDAADGLACAICHAHSSHSMNKLLMNSALKGRGSSKKKGRWRLTEEDIANLK from the coding sequence ATGGCAATCATTATTGGAATAGATCCTGGGTCTCGATTAACCGGATATGGCATCATCCATCAAACTGGAGATAAGCTGCGCTATTTAGATGCAGGCACCATACGCACTGAGACCAAAGAAATGCCAGAACGATTAAAGCGTATCTTTAACGGCATCACTCGCATCACACAATATCACTTAAAATATGCCAATGAACCCATCCATGCCGCCGTCGAGCAGGTATTTATGGCATCTAACCCAGACTCTGCACTTAAACTTGGTCAGGCGCGTGGTGCTGCCATAGCAGCTTTAGTGGCTTTAGACTTAGAAGTATCTGAATATACCGCCCGACAGATTAAACAAGCAGTGTGTGGTTATGGCGCAGCAGACAAAATCCAAGTTCAAGAAATGGTATGTCGTATCTTAAATCTTGAGGTTACACCGCAACAAGATGCCGCTGACGGGCTGGCATGCGCCATATGTCACGCCCACTCTAGTCATTCAATGAACAAGCTGCTAATGAATAGTGCACTAAAAGGGCGCGGATCATCAAAGAAAAAAGGCCGTTGGCGCTTAACTGAAGAAGACATTGCCAATCTTAAATAG
- a CDS encoding META domain-containing protein, protein MSTFRTLPIVAFATLISLTGCQTMSLHQNEGTTNDSTNHSAEAVKQINNNDLAAYHWQLVKATDNQKRPIESLNKIKQQVTLSFDKKQNGYGIWFSVGCNSMGAGYTLQSNTMQVGQIISTMMLCQDLDAAEKQLASLMDGRSQLSLKAAENPILTQTTENGSTIVWQGAKTPEARYGQQAGTVFWQIDHQLQQCPNPDAGSTCLKAREVFYDDKGIKTGFGPWQLIVDPIEGYQHDTGLDQVVRIKRFVVDPADVKGKQSVYVFDRIVESSVVE, encoded by the coding sequence ATGTCAACGTTTCGTACCTTGCCTATAGTGGCTTTTGCTACCCTTATTAGTTTAACAGGATGTCAGACCATGTCTTTACATCAAAATGAAGGTACCACTAATGACAGTACCAATCACAGTGCTGAAGCAGTCAAGCAGATCAACAACAATGATTTAGCTGCTTATCATTGGCAATTGGTTAAAGCGACCGATAATCAAAAGCGTCCGATTGAGTCGTTAAATAAAATCAAGCAACAAGTGACGCTAAGCTTCGATAAGAAGCAAAATGGCTACGGTATTTGGTTTAGTGTGGGCTGTAACTCGATGGGCGCTGGCTATACGCTTCAATCAAATACGATGCAGGTCGGTCAAATAATCAGTACTATGATGCTGTGCCAAGATTTGGATGCTGCTGAAAAACAATTGGCTAGTCTTATGGATGGCCGCAGTCAACTGAGCTTAAAAGCGGCAGAAAATCCGATTTTGACTCAGACCACTGAAAATGGGTCTACCATAGTTTGGCAAGGGGCGAAAACCCCTGAAGCGCGCTATGGACAGCAAGCTGGTACTGTTTTTTGGCAAATAGATCATCAGCTGCAGCAATGTCCAAACCCTGATGCTGGCAGCACCTGCCTTAAAGCCAGAGAAGTATTTTATGATGATAAAGGTATCAAAACCGGTTTTGGTCCTTGGCAACTGATTGTTGATCCAATCGAAGGCTATCAGCATGACACTGGGCTTGATCAAGTGGTTCGCATAAAACGCTTTGTTGTTGATCCAGCCGATGTTAAGGGTAAGCAGTCTGTCTACGTGTTCGATAGAATCGTTGAAAGCTCAGTAGTTGAGTAG
- a CDS encoding glutathione S-transferase family protein, with translation MKKLYLNRRAPNPRKVLVLMQAKGLNIDDMDDIDVIDIDMAQGEHLTEEFTKINPLQLLPVLVLDDGTVLNDSQAICEYLDRVYGERSVMGNDVVQRARVASLRRTAEFEVLYNFMLAFQHTHPSKAHRVDQVPEMGPKSIERAIKVLPYFDNILQNNDYLMGKQLSYADIVLYIALDFGRVLKFDPLAHGTGIARFYKMMDEQFGFKKS, from the coding sequence ATGAAAAAATTATATTTAAACCGCAGAGCACCAAATCCACGTAAAGTATTGGTATTAATGCAAGCTAAGGGCCTAAATATTGACGATATGGATGACATCGACGTCATTGATATTGATATGGCACAAGGGGAGCATCTCACAGAAGAGTTTACTAAGATAAACCCATTACAGCTATTGCCAGTATTGGTCTTAGACGATGGCACTGTGCTTAATGACTCTCAGGCAATTTGTGAGTATCTTGACCGCGTCTATGGTGAGCGCTCAGTAATGGGTAATGATGTGGTGCAGCGTGCGCGGGTTGCCTCTTTGCGCCGTACAGCAGAGTTTGAAGTATTGTATAACTTTATGCTGGCGTTTCAGCATACCCATCCTTCCAAAGCGCATCGAGTCGATCAAGTTCCTGAAATGGGACCTAAGTCGATTGAGCGCGCTATCAAAGTGTTGCCTTACTTTGACAATATTCTTCAAAATAATGACTACTTGATGGGCAAGCAGTTAAGTTATGCCGATATCGTACTGTATATCGCGCTAGATTTTGGTCGTGTGTTAAAATTCGATCCTTTAGCGCATGGCACGGGTATTGCTCGCTTTTATAAAATGATGGATGAGCAATTTGGTTTTAAAAAGAGCTAA